Proteins encoded by one window of Paenibacillus urinalis:
- the nirD gene encoding nitrite reductase small subunit NirD, whose protein sequence is MNTEATTFYTAGQISDFPAQLGRVVTIKDKEIAVFHLSNGDVCAVENHNPHPKGGPLAEGIVSGHYVYDPLYDWKIDLYTGQVQEPDTGEVQVFPVKTEDHTVWIAV, encoded by the coding sequence ATGAACACTGAGGCTACAACATTTTACACCGCAGGACAAATCTCTGATTTCCCTGCACAATTAGGCCGGGTTGTTACGATTAAAGATAAAGAGATTGCCGTCTTCCACCTCTCAAACGGAGATGTCTGTGCCGTAGAGAATCATAATCCTCATCCCAAGGGCGGTCCTCTTGCAGAAGGCATCGTATCAGGACATTATGTATATGATCCGTTGTATGATTGGAAAATTGACCTGTACACAGGTCAAGTGCAGGAGCCCGATACGGGAGAGGTTCAGGTCTTCCCTGTCAAAACCGAAGATCATACGGTCTGGATCGCAGTCTAG
- a CDS encoding formate/nitrite transporter family protein has translation MFKPTVEAIIEAAVSKRDHMNEQLPRYFISTLLAGAYVGLAIILIFTLGGPLAAAGSPFQGLVMGASFGLALTLVIFAGSELFTGNHMFFTMSTLAGRTTYKDTFKNWGIVFVGNLIGALLLCLLILGTGLFKAAPAEHLIFTAAANKMTAPLTELFFRGILCNWLVCLAIWMSFRAKDDISKLVLIWWCLFAFIASGYEHSVANMTLLSLASLLPNAPEVITLGGWLHNMIPVTLGNMVGGILFMGMAYWFISPVRSKNVSKAATEHADQVHKHVS, from the coding sequence ATGTTTAAACCTACTGTAGAAGCCATCATCGAAGCAGCCGTAAGCAAGAGAGATCATATGAATGAACAGCTGCCCCGATATTTCATATCCACCCTGCTTGCAGGAGCCTATGTTGGTCTAGCCATTATCTTAATATTTACCCTGGGAGGCCCACTAGCGGCAGCCGGATCTCCCTTCCAGGGCTTGGTCATGGGCGCATCCTTCGGGCTGGCTCTCACCCTGGTCATTTTCGCAGGATCTGAGCTGTTTACAGGTAACCATATGTTTTTTACCATGAGCACATTGGCTGGAAGAACGACGTATAAGGATACGTTCAAAAATTGGGGAATCGTATTTGTCGGCAATTTAATCGGCGCATTGCTGCTATGTCTTCTGATTCTCGGTACCGGATTATTCAAGGCAGCTCCTGCCGAGCACCTTATATTTACAGCTGCAGCGAATAAAATGACCGCTCCGTTAACCGAACTATTCTTTCGAGGAATACTATGTAACTGGCTCGTCTGTCTCGCAATCTGGATGAGCTTCCGGGCCAAAGACGATATTTCAAAGCTTGTCCTCATTTGGTGGTGCCTGTTCGCATTCATCGCCAGCGGTTATGAACACAGTGTCGCCAATATGACCTTGTTATCACTCGCCTCTCTGCTCCCGAATGCACCCGAAGTGATCACACTTGGAGGCTGGCTCCACAATATGATTCCGGTTACCCTTGGTAACATGGTTGGAGGAATCTTGTTTATGGGCATGGCTTACTGGTTTATCTCGCCGGTAAGATCCAAGAACGTATCCAAGGCTGCTACGGAACATGCAGATCAAGTTCATAAGCATGTATCATAG